TGTGGCCAGTGCTTCTGAGCAGCAGTCAAGACTCCTTGCACTTCTGGATCCATATAGAAATGAGCAGACACTCCAATCTTCTTTTCCTTCAGCACCTTGACTAGTTCTTGAACCCGTGACTCCTCCGGAAACAAATATTTCGCCTTCAAGTTTAAACCAAACAACAAATCTTAGCAGCGAAGTGGCGGAGCCACAGCCAACAGCAAAGGGGTAATGAACCCAACAAGATTagaaaagttagtataatttacagtCTATTCTATATATGCCCCcactcattatttttttttgcctcGTATCTTTGTCTATGCCCCcaacaataatattttctcCATCCGCAGCGACACGAAGTAAGTAAACAATTGTAACATCAACACAATGTAGTAAAAACACAATTTGAGAATTTAAAACCGATCTAGCTATTCCAGAAGAGAATTTACAATGACTTAtaacacaataaaaaaaataaaaaaacagatcTGTCTTTACTAcaacatcaaacaaaaatacaataaaactgagaatttaaagaaagaaataaaagtcTCATACCTGAGCTTCGGCGAAGCTACCTTTAGCCTCAATGCCATCAGAAGTCAACAGCAGTGAAGGAAAGGGCTCAAAGGTCGGAGCTTTTCCTTCCTTCTCCGCCACGAGCCGTCTTGTCTTCTTCTGCATGCTCACGAGAACGTTGTGCCACGTGTTAACCCTCGATCTCTCGCCACCCAAGAGTCCAACGTTAAGCTCGACCAAGTCCTCAGTCTTCAATTCCATCACTTGTTCAGGAGCAGCAGAATCAAGCAGCTGAATCAGACAGGAACACATCCCTTTCGAAACATCTGAGTCACTGTCTGCCCAGAACCGCATCTTCCCGTCTTGACCTAACTCGGCGTCGAGCCAGACCCGGGCCGTGCAGCCCATGACCCGGTTCGATTCGGTCCGGGAGGAATCGGGCATAGGAGGGAGGAGAGTGGCGTAACGTAGAACCCATTTGAGCCTATCGACTGGCTCTGTGAGGGATTTGAATTCTTTGACTAGTCTCTGGAGAACGAGCTCTGTggtttgtgaggaagaagaagaagaggtaaCGGCGGGTGAGGTTGAGAATGGAGATGCGATTAGGTGTTGTGAGGAAGATTGAAGAGAGTGGAAGGATCTAAGGAGAGGGTTGATGGCGTGAATCCTCCTTGGAGAGGCGAAATTCAGATGGGTGGTTTTGAAATTAGGAGTTGGGTTCCGAGAGAGGAcgcaagaggaagaagatgtaGATGTGGGTGTGACGGAGAGAGCTAACGACGCCATTAGAACACAAAAGAACCTTGTGATTCtgaaaaaaagttacaaaagctctctctctctctgccttGAACCTTtgacgatgatgaagaagatgtgAAGTGGGAGAGGGGATGGTGGGGAATTGATGCTCAATGCATTATGAAAGGCGTCCCACTttgaaaaaagttttatttctGTGCTTTTGTAGTTTATTAAAACATTTCTCCTTTTGAAAGGGTTCAgttaaaacaaaactgaaattttAAAGGGCAGTTCTCAAATGACTTCAAAATCATAAACTCTACTCTTTAAATCAAAAACATCTAGATTAGTTAACCATATGATATAAAGTATCTATTTATAGTTTTAGTAAAAATTACTTCGGTCATTTTAATCTTTGAAAACTATATTTGtgataaaaagatttttttttattatcctAAAGAATTTctcaattttaaaaagaaatccaATTCTACTAATTTAAAAAAGTCCTAGCTCTCTGGAAGCGACGGTGATCTTAAAAACGAAGACATTATATCTGCGTTCTCCTGTTTGATTCATCTTTAGGTGATCAAGCAACCTCTCACAACAGATCGATCCTTGTCGTCTGTTTGACTCCGATCTTCTGCTTCAGTCATGTTTTCTCATCAGTCTACGGCATCGCATCGCTCTCTGTTTTCTCATCAGTCTATCGCCCGTTCTTCTTTTCGATTCACTCCTTGGTGATCAAGTACCTTGTGCAATTCCAGTGATTAAGATAGACCCTTACGACCGATCTGTGATTAAATCTCGATGGCTTCATACAAGGGCAAAGGTATTCTTGTtgaagaggatgatgatgaaccTATCCAACTACA
The genomic region above belongs to Raphanus sativus cultivar WK10039 unplaced genomic scaffold, ASM80110v3 Scaffold2459, whole genome shotgun sequence and contains:
- the LOC130505653 gene encoding quinolinate synthase, chloroplastic-like, which gives rise to MASLALSVTPTSTSSSSCVLSRNPTPNFKTTHLNFASPRRIHAINPLLRSFHSLQSSSQHLIASPFSTSPAVTSSSSSSQTTELVLQRLVKEFKSLTEPVDRLKWVLRYATLLPPMPDSSRTESNRVMGCTARVWLDAELGQDGKMRFWADSDSDVSKGMCSCLIQLLDSAAPEQVMELKTEDLVELNVGLLGGERSRVNTWHNVLVSMQKKTRRLVAEKEGKAPTFEPFPSLLLTSDGIEAKGSFAEAQAKYLFPEESRVQELVKVLKEKKIGVSAHFYMDPEVQGVLTAAQKHWPHIYISDSLIMADAAVKMAKAGCQYITVLGVDFMSENVRAILDQAGFGE